Proteins encoded by one window of Pseudanabaena sp. BC1403:
- a CDS encoding chemotaxis protein CheW, giving the protein MVGNQEFFPGIGQDQATDFDQGIEAPEGELHLRFFVASGIEFALPAIGVSQVLEYSPDRINPMPNVSPLLLGTVNIRGRVVWVGDLGQFLGETPPVNTDRAEISIIAIEDQGMMLGLAVEQIGVMAWLDSSQLNVSRNSSDSMAPFIKGEWIMEYSDPLKLLDQVNILRSARWAS; this is encoded by the coding sequence ATGGTAGGAAACCAAGAATTCTTCCCTGGTATCGGACAAGATCAGGCAACGGACTTTGATCAAGGTATCGAAGCCCCAGAAGGTGAGCTGCACTTAAGATTTTTTGTGGCTTCTGGAATTGAGTTTGCTTTACCAGCAATTGGAGTCAGTCAAGTTTTGGAATACTCTCCAGATCGGATCAACCCAATGCCCAATGTATCCCCGTTACTACTGGGTACCGTAAATATTCGGGGTAGAGTAGTTTGGGTAGGAGATCTCGGTCAGTTTTTGGGAGAGACCCCTCCCGTCAATACAGATCGCGCCGAAATTTCGATCATTGCGATTGAGGATCAGGGCATGATGTTAGGTTTAGCGGTAGAGCAAATTGGCGTAATGGCTTGGCTTGATTCTTCACAATTAAATGTTTCAAGAAATAGCTCTGACAGTATGGCTCCGTTTATTAAAGGTGAGTGGATAATGGAATATAGCGATCCCCTAAAGCTTCTAGATCAAGTCAATATTTTACGATCAGCAAGGTGGGCATCCTAG
- a CDS encoding response regulator transcription factor, whose protein sequence is MSTVLVVEDSVTQREMIEDLLKGSGLTVKTAGDGVEALEQMQGNCPDIVVMDIVMPRMNGYELCRRIKTDPKTERVPVVMCSSKGEEFDRYWGMKQGADAYIAKPFQPQELVGTVKQLLRKA, encoded by the coding sequence ATGAGTACAGTTCTGGTGGTTGAAGACAGCGTGACACAACGAGAAATGATTGAGGACTTACTGAAGGGTAGTGGTTTAACCGTTAAGACAGCAGGTGATGGCGTGGAAGCACTAGAGCAAATGCAAGGCAATTGTCCAGACATTGTAGTTATGGACATTGTCATGCCCCGCATGAACGGCTATGAGTTATGCCGTCGAATTAAAACAGATCCCAAAACTGAGCGCGTTCCTGTCGTAATGTGTTCATCTAAAGGTGAAGAATTTGATCGCTATTGGGGGATGAAGCAGGGTGCTGATGCCTATATAGCTAAGCCATTTCAGCCTCAAGAACTAGTTGGCACTGTTAAACAGTTACTGAGAAAAGCTTAA